The DNA sequence CGGCAGCACGCCTCGGAGCTGGCGGAGCTCTGCGGCGGCCTGCCGCTCGCGCTGCGGATCGCCGGCGCGCGGCTGGCCTCACGCCCGCACTGGCGCCTGGGCGGGCTGATCCTCCGACTCCAGGACGAGGCGAACCGGCTGGACGAGTTCACCCACCACGGACTCGAACTGCGCTCCAACATCGAGTTGGCCTACCGGACGCTCGACGCCGCGGGCCAGCGGCTGTTCCGGCTCTGCGCCGTGATGCAGGCCCCCGACTTCCCGAGCTGGACGGCGGCGGCGCTGCTGGACAGCAGCGTCTTCCAGGCCGAGGACATCCTGGAGGGTCTGGTGGACGCCCAGCTCGTCGACATCGTCCAGTACCCCGACGCGGCGCCCCGCTACCGGCTGCACGACCTGATCCGGGTCTTCGCGGCCGAGAAGCTGAGCGGGACGGAGACCGAGGCGGAGCGTACGGCGGCGTTGACCCGGGTGTTGAGCGGCTGGTTGGGCCTCGCCGAGCAGGCACACCGCAGCGACTACGGAGGCAACTACACGACCCTGCACGGCACGGCGGACCGATGGAGTCCCGACCCCGCCCAGGCCGCGGCGTACATCGGTGACCCGGTCGACTGGTGGGAGACGGAGCGACGGGCACTGGTCGCCGCCGTCCGGCAGTCCGCCGACGCCGGTCTGGACGAACTCTGCTGGGATCTCGCGTTGAGCGCGGTCAGCCTGTTCGAGTCCAAGGGTTACTTCGACGACTGGCGGGCGTGCGCCACCACGGCCTACGCCTGCGCCGAACTGGCCGGCAACCGCATCGGCATGGCGGCCATGCGCTATTCGATGGGCACGCTGCACATGTTCCAGGCCCGGCTCGCCGAGGCCGACACCTGTTTCACCATCGCGATGGAGATCTTCACCGAGGAGGGGATGGAGCACGGCGCCGGCCTGGTGCTGCGAAACGCCGCGCACGTGGACAGCCTGCGTGGCGACACCGCGTCGATGCTGGACAAGTACGCCCGTTCGTTGAAGATCATGCGCAGCGTCGGCGACCGCGTGGGCGAGGCGCACATCATGCGCAGCCTGGCACGTCACCGGATCGATGCCGGCGACCACGAGGGGGCGCTCGATCTGCTCGGCCAGGCTCTGGACATCTGCCGGGAGACCGGCTGCCTGCGGGTGGAGGCACAGGTGCTGTACCGGTTCGCCGAGGTGTACCTCGCCACCGAGCAGATCGCCCTGTCGCGACGGGCCCTGTACCAGGCCCTCCGCATCGTCCGGGACCTCGGCGACCGGATCGGCGAGACCCATGCCCTCTACGGCCTGGGCATGCTCCGGTACCAGGAGGGGCGACCGGACAACGCCGCCAAGATCCTGACCCACACCCTGAACCGGTCCCGGCGCCTCGGGGAGCGGCTGGTCGAGGCGAAGTCGCAGTACTTCCTGGGCAAGATCGCCCTCGCCACCGGCCGCGCCCCGGCCGGCACGGAGCATCTCCGCACGGCGTGCGACCTGTTCCAGCAGCTCGGCTCGACCATGTGGTACGACCGGGCCGCCTCGTTGCTGGCCCAGGCGGAGGCGTCGGCCTCCCGTACGGCCCGTCCGATGGTCCCGGCCGGGAGCTGAGTTCGCTTCGCCGGCCGACGGTCGGCGCTTCCGTCGCATCCCGCACCACCGAACGCCACCGGTCCCGGCGGCACCCCTTCCAGGGTGTCGCCGGGACCGGTGGCGTTCGGGCGTGGTTCACCAGTGCGTGTCGGCCACGCAGACGCCGAGTTCGGGGCTCCAGTGCGTGTCCAGGGGGCAGTCCCCCACGGCGACCGGCACTCCGGAGGTCGCCGCGTCGGCGCTCACCGTTGCGACGCCGAGGGTCACCGCGAGGGCGGCGAGGGCGAGAACGGACCTGACGGCGGTGGGGACGAACGAGCGGGTGACGAGCATCTTGGTTCCTCCGGGTGCGGCGCTGGGTTGCTTTCTGCTCACACCAGACCGGCCGGCGCTATCGCCTCGACCTCCGATCGCTGTTCGTCGTCGGGCACGGGCCGATAGCCGTTGGAAAGCCGTCCGATAGGACCGGCTCGCACGGTGGGCTCGCAAACGAGACGACCACCGGAGGGACATCCGATGGAGAGCCTGATTCCCGGCCCGTGCACCGCACACGTACGGGGCGAGCACATGCCGGACCCGGTCGACGTGGTGACCGAACAGCTGATGACCGGAGATCGGTCCCTGCTGCCGGCCGACCACCGCAGCGGAGCCGGGTGCCCGTCCTCGCCCGCGTACTGGTCGGCGCTGCTGACCGCCCTGGCCGCCCGGTACCTGCTGGATTCCGCGGTGATCACGGCGGCGGTCATCGGCCCCAGGCTCACCGTCCAGACGCACACCCTGATCCTCGCCCGGCACGTCCCCCCCATCAGTCACGTCGCGGTGTGCCTGACCGACGCGCCGCCGCCGGCGAAGGGCGCCGACGCCGGGGCGCTTCCGTTCCGGTCGCACATCGACCCGTCGGTGATCGACGAGCTGGAGTTGGCCGGCATCGTGGTGGTCCGGGCCGCCACGCCCGAGCGGTCCGCGTTCGGGGCGAACCTGGTGGTCCTCACCGGCCCCGTCGACGGCGGCGGGCTCCCCCTGTGGGACGGAGAGGTGCGCCTGGCCCGGGGCGCGCTGCTGGTCAACGCGTCGGGCCGGGACCTGCCGCCGCAACTGGCCGGGCAGGTCGGCCCGGTCTTCGTCGACGACATGTCCCTGCTGGCGCGGGCCGCCGAGCACGGTCTCGCCCGGCCGGCGCAACCGCGCCGTGGTCACCAGCCCAGCTACCGGCTGGTGGGAGACCTGCGGGAGGTGGTGCTCGCCGAACACGTCGGGCGCACCGACCCGGAGCAGGTCCTGCTCGTCGAGCTGTTGAGCAACGCCGTGCCGGGACTCTGCTGACCACCCGTAGACCTTCGCCGCTCCCAGATCCGCCGCGGCGACCAGGACCGGTCACCGCCGCGACCGCCGCGGTGACCACGACAACCCACCATCGCCGATCCGGCTCCCGCCGGCGGCACCGACGAAAGGAACGCCATGTCCTACGAGGACGAGATCCGCAGCTTCGTCGTCACCAGCTTCGCCCCCGACATCCCCGCCGGACTGCTCGGGGACGACGTCGATCTGCTGGACACCGGGATCGTCAACAGCCTGGGGCTGCTGCGCCTCATCGCCTGGGTGGGGGACCGATACGGCATCCCCGTGGACGAGTTGGACATCTCGCCCACCCAGTTCAGTTCGGTCACCTCGATCGCCGCTTTCGTCCAGAACGCACACAGCCCGGTCTGAGAACCCCTCGGCGCCTGCCACCGCGGGTGCCGTCGCACCGCGAGAAAGCAACGAATCCAGGGAGGAAACGAAGATGATCGTCAAGACCAGGTCCGCCGCGCCGGCCGTCGACTGGGGTAACGGCACGAGCTTCCGGCTGCTCGTGGCGAAGGACAACATGGGCTTCGCCGTCGCCCACACGGTGGTCTCGGCCGGCTCGAAGTCGCCGTTGCAGTACCGCAACCACCTCGAGGCCTGCTACTGCATCTCCGGCCGCGGCCAGGTGATCTCCGACGGTGTCACCTACGAGATCGAGCCCGGCGTCCTCTACGCACTCGACCAGCACGACGAGCACTTCCTCATCGCTGATCCCGAGCAGGACATGGAGCTGATCAGCGTGTTCAACCCGCCGCTGCGCGGCGACGAGCGGCACAACCTCGACGCGGACGGCTTCTCGGAGTACTAGCCGCCGCGCCTCCGGGACTCCCCCCGGTCCCGGAGGCGCGGCTACCCGCCCGCCCCCACCACAGCAGCAGCACGAGTCACCAAGGAGCACAGATGAACGAGAACTTCACGCTCTCGGCGGAGGTCGCCGACGCGCTGGCCGCCGGCCGGCCCGTGGTCGCCCTCGAATCGTCCGGCGTCGTCCACGGCCTGAGCTGGCCGCTCAACCTGGAAACCGCGCTCGACATGGACAAGGCGATCCGGGCGGGCGGCGCCGTTCCGGCCCGGACCGGCATCGTCGACGGCCGGTTCGTGGTCGGGATGTCCGAGGAGCAGGTCGAGATCTTCGCCAGCACCCCCGACATACCCAAGGTCGGCACCCGTGACATCGGGCCGGTCCTCGCCGGCGGCGGACATGGCGGGACCACCGTCTCGGCCACCCTGGTCGCCGCCGCGCACGTCGGTGTCGAGGTGTTCGCGGTGGCCGGTATCGGCGGCGTGCACTTCGGCGCCGAACGGAGCTTCGACATCTCCGCGGACCTGGTCGAGTTCACGCGACGCCGGGTCACGGTGGTCTGCGCCGGGGCGAAGTCCCTGCTGAATCCGGCGCTGACGATGGAATACCTGGAGACGCTCGGGGTGCCGGTCGTCGGCTACCGCTGCGACGACTTCCCGGCCTACTACAGCATCTCCAGCGGAGTCCGGAATCCCCGCCGGATGGACGACCTCGCCGAACTGTCCAGGGCGGTCCGGCTGCACTGGGCGGTCGGCAACGACAGCTCGTTCCTGGTGACCCACCCGATCGACGACCTGGACGCGCTTCCCTCGGACGAGATCTACGTGCTGGTCCGCCAGGCGCAGGCCGAGGCGGAGGCGGCCGGGGTGCAGGGGCCGGCGATGACGCCGTACATCCTCTCCCGGGTCTCGGCGGCGACGAACGGCCGTACCGCCGCGGCGAACCGGTCGGTGCTGCTCTCCACCAGCGCCCTCGCCGCCGAGGTCGCCGTCGCGCTGCGGGAGCAGCAGTGACCACCGCGATCCTCTTCGACGTCGACGGGACCCTGGTCGACACCCCGGCCGGGATGGCCGACGTGCTGCACGCGGTCGTCGCCGAGCACGGCCGGACCGCCACCGACGAGCAGGTACGCCGTACCATCGGCCGCCCGCTGGCCGCCTCCCTGGCGGGCCTGCTGGCCCGACCGGCCGACGATCCCGAGGTGCTGCGGGCCGTGGACCGGGCGCGGGAACTGTTCACCGAGACGGTCGTCCCGAACGCGGCCGGTCTGGTCTTCCCCGGCGTGCCGGAGTTGCTGACCGCCCTGCGCGCCCGCGGTCACCCGTTGGCGGTGGTCACCAGCAAGGTACGGCCCAGCGCGATCGAGCTGCTGACCGCCACCGGTCTGCTGGACGCGTTCGACTGCCTGTCCTGTCACGGGATGGCCGAACGCGGCAAGCCGCACGCTGACCTCGCGCTGCTGGCGGCGGACGCGCTCGGGGTGCCGCCCGCCCGGTGCGTCGTCGTCGGCGACGCGGTGGACGACGTCCGGATGGCCAACGCGGCCGGCATGGTCCCGTTCGGGGTGACCACCGGGGTGGCCAGCCGGGTCGAACTCCTTCTCGCCGGCGCCCGCGCCGTCTTCACCGGCCCGGCCACGCTCGGCCCGGCGCTGCTGCTCACCTCCGACACCAGTCCCGTTCGACCGCTACCAAAGGTGATCTGATGCCCACCGCTGCCCGTACCCGTGCCGCGACCGGCAGGCCGACGTCCGCCGCCGGCACCCTCGCCATCCTGGCGATCGCCCAGTTCCTGATCGCCCTCGACTACTCCATCGTCTACATCGCCCTGCCCCGCATCGGCGCCGACTTCGACCTGAGCGAGAGCGCCATCCAGTGGGTGGTGAGCGGATACGCGGTCTTCTTCGCCGGTTTCCTGATCGTCGGGGGCCGGGCCTGCGACCGGTTCGGCTCCCGGAATCTCTTCATCGCCGCGATGGCGGCCTTCGGGCTGGCCGCGCTCGCCGGTGGTCTCGCCACCGCGCCGGCGCTGCTGCTGGGGGCCCGCGCGGTCCAGGGCGTGGCTGCGGCGGCGCTCCAACCGGCGGTCATCGCGCTGATCAACACCTCGTTCACCGCCGGCCCGGCCCGTAACCGGGCGCTCGGTGTCTGGGGCACGGTCGGCGCGTCCGGTCTGGCCGCCGGGGTGGTGATCGGGGGGTTGCTGAGCACCGTCTCCTGGCGCTGGGTCTTCCTGATCAACCTGCCACTGGCCGTGATCTGTGCGCTGGCCGCGCCCCGCCTGCTGCCCCGACTGCGGCAGACGCTCGGGCACAACCAGTTGAACGTGCCCAGCGCGATCCTCTGCACCGGCACGGTGCTCTCCATCACCCTGGCGCTGACCTGGGCCTCCAGCGACGGCTGGACGTCCGGCGGCACGGTTGCCCTGTTCGTGCTCGCCGCCGTGCTGCTGGGCGGGCTCGTCATCTGGGAGCGGAGCAGCGCCCAACCGCTGGTGGACCCGCTGCTGCGGCGGACCCGCTCGCTCCTGGTGGGGTGCGGGTCGACCGCTCTCTACATGGCCAGCGTCGGCAACCAGTTCTTCGTGCTGACCCTGCTCCTCCAGCAGCTACGCGGGTACGGCCCGATCGCGGCCGGCATGGCGTTCCTGCCGATGGCGGTGGCGATCGCCGTGGCCAACTCCGTCGCCGCCCGGATCGTCTCCGCGCTCGGCGTCCGGATGGCGCTGACCCTGGCGTTCGTCGGCAACGCCGCCGGCCTGCTGCTGCTGGCGACCCAGGTGCACGGCGAGAACTACCTGCTGCACCTGCTCCCCGGCCTGCTGATCACCGGCTTCGCGCACGGGGTCACGTACGTGTCGATGTTCATCGCCGGGACCGCCGACGTGGCCGACCGCCACCAGGGGGTCGGAAGCGCCCTGATGACCACCTCCCAGTACATGGCCGGCGCGCTCGGGATCGCCGTGCTGGTCCTGGTGCTCGGCCCCGACCCGGACGCGCGGAGTTTCGGTGCCGCGTTCCTCACCACCGCCCTGGCGGCGGGCGCGGGCGCGGTCCTGGCCTTCTTCGGGCTGCCCG is a window from the Micromonospora sp. DSM 45708 genome containing:
- a CDS encoding pseudouridine-5'-phosphate glycosidase, with protein sequence MNENFTLSAEVADALAAGRPVVALESSGVVHGLSWPLNLETALDMDKAIRAGGAVPARTGIVDGRFVVGMSEEQVEIFASTPDIPKVGTRDIGPVLAGGGHGGTTVSATLVAAAHVGVEVFAVAGIGGVHFGAERSFDISADLVEFTRRRVTVVCAGAKSLLNPALTMEYLETLGVPVVGYRCDDFPAYYSISSGVRNPRRMDDLAELSRAVRLHWAVGNDSSFLVTHPIDDLDALPSDEIYVLVRQAQAEAEAAGVQGPAMTPYILSRVSAATNGRTAAANRSVLLSTSALAAEVAVALREQQ
- a CDS encoding ectoine synthase — encoded protein: MIVKTRSAAPAVDWGNGTSFRLLVAKDNMGFAVAHTVVSAGSKSPLQYRNHLEACYCISGRGQVISDGVTYEIEPGVLYALDQHDEHFLIADPEQDMELISVFNPPLRGDERHNLDADGFSEY
- a CDS encoding phosphopantetheine-binding protein; this encodes MSYEDEIRSFVVTSFAPDIPAGLLGDDVDLLDTGIVNSLGLLRLIAWVGDRYGIPVDELDISPTQFSSVTSIAAFVQNAHSPV
- a CDS encoding HAD family hydrolase; translated protein: MTTAILFDVDGTLVDTPAGMADVLHAVVAEHGRTATDEQVRRTIGRPLAASLAGLLARPADDPEVLRAVDRARELFTETVVPNAAGLVFPGVPELLTALRARGHPLAVVTSKVRPSAIELLTATGLLDAFDCLSCHGMAERGKPHADLALLAADALGVPPARCVVVGDAVDDVRMANAAGMVPFGVTTGVASRVELLLAGARAVFTGPATLGPALLLTSDTSPVRPLPKVI
- a CDS encoding MFS transporter, with amino-acid sequence MPTAARTRAATGRPTSAAGTLAILAIAQFLIALDYSIVYIALPRIGADFDLSESAIQWVVSGYAVFFAGFLIVGGRACDRFGSRNLFIAAMAAFGLAALAGGLATAPALLLGARAVQGVAAAALQPAVIALINTSFTAGPARNRALGVWGTVGASGLAAGVVIGGLLSTVSWRWVFLINLPLAVICALAAPRLLPRLRQTLGHNQLNVPSAILCTGTVLSITLALTWASSDGWTSGGTVALFVLAAVLLGGLVIWERSSAQPLVDPLLRRTRSLLVGCGSTALYMASVGNQFFVLTLLLQQLRGYGPIAAGMAFLPMAVAIAVANSVAARIVSALGVRMALTLAFVGNAAGLLLLATQVHGENYLLHLLPGLLITGFAHGVTYVSMFIAGTADVADRHQGVGSALMTTSQYMAGALGIAVLVLVLGPDPDARSFGAAFLTTALAAGAGAVLAFFGLPARNAGDAARAADDRVVADDGYDAGTDGQPVHRLVPQTGESLR
- a CDS encoding AfsR/SARP family transcriptional regulator, with product MDQLIDAVWGEDPPSTARGQIQICISALRRLLDAISRPGAISTRPPGYLLELDNADVDVFRFTALVRDARRQADAGAKAEASATLRTALSLWRGDALAGIPSTTVQRAAIVLADQRIAAIEERIQLDLELGAHQKVINELQSLVGEHPHRERLHCALMLALYRNGRQIDALKAARTARQVLSEELGLDPSEEFQRLERAILQRDQLLGPADERPVVPVTPSPSKPTPASPRSAMTVLPRQLPASIGDFVGRDGELDRIRDLLVREPDGVREPQGMPIVVISGKDGVGKSSLAIRSAHELSDRYPDGQLYADLRSRDRQDPIAELLARFLRALGATGSAIPEDVEERGELYRSMLSGKRLLLVLDGLPSDLQVLPLLPGSSSCAVLITSRVRLTGLPGARQVDLDVFDFAQSVEMLTAMIGPKRIAAERQHASELAELCGGLPLALRIAGARLASRPHWRLGGLILRLQDEANRLDEFTHHGLELRSNIELAYRTLDAAGQRLFRLCAVMQAPDFPSWTAAALLDSSVFQAEDILEGLVDAQLVDIVQYPDAAPRYRLHDLIRVFAAEKLSGTETEAERTAALTRVLSGWLGLAEQAHRSDYGGNYTTLHGTADRWSPDPAQAAAYIGDPVDWWETERRALVAAVRQSADAGLDELCWDLALSAVSLFESKGYFDDWRACATTAYACAELAGNRIGMAAMRYSMGTLHMFQARLAEADTCFTIAMEIFTEEGMEHGAGLVLRNAAHVDSLRGDTASMLDKYARSLKIMRSVGDRVGEAHIMRSLARHRIDAGDHEGALDLLGQALDICRETGCLRVEAQVLYRFAEVYLATEQIALSRRALYQALRIVRDLGDRIGETHALYGLGMLRYQEGRPDNAAKILTHTLNRSRRLGERLVEAKSQYFLGKIALATGRAPAGTEHLRTACDLFQQLGSTMWYDRAASLLAQAEASASRTARPMVPAGS